Proteins from a single region of Dyadobacter fanqingshengii:
- a CDS encoding sensor histidine kinase, with amino-acid sequence MSEKPITILYIDDEEHNLHSFKASFRKQYDITIASSVLEAEGILENNDFCIILADQRMPIMTGVQFFEKIRTKYPKPIRILITGHTDIGAAIDAINKGEVFRFIDKPWDYNYVENAISHAYDIYKTREDLKQRNVELQKANEELDKFVYSASHDLRAPLMSVLGIVNLALLEDDIKSQNEYLELIRQSVKKLDTFIINIIDYYKNARGVPVVTDISFEELVTEVQATIQYLPEYGNLKMTTDIDQAGVFQSDVMKLRIIFNNLINNAIKFQDKSKPNQFVHLTIKSTPAHAKIIVEDNGYGIKDTDQDKIFKMFYRAGATNSGSGIGLYIVHEAIAKLGGEISVSSKVGEGSIFEVNIPSIHK; translated from the coding sequence ATGAGTGAAAAACCGATAACCATCTTATACATTGACGATGAGGAACATAACCTTCACTCGTTCAAGGCTTCTTTCCGGAAGCAGTACGACATTACAATCGCCTCGTCGGTTTTAGAAGCCGAGGGGATTCTTGAAAATAATGACTTTTGCATCATTCTCGCCGATCAGCGCATGCCGATCATGACGGGCGTGCAATTTTTTGAAAAAATCAGGACCAAATATCCAAAACCTATCCGCATACTCATTACCGGGCACACGGACATCGGTGCAGCGATCGACGCTATCAACAAAGGCGAGGTTTTCAGGTTTATTGATAAACCCTGGGACTATAATTACGTTGAAAATGCCATTTCCCATGCTTACGATATTTACAAAACCCGTGAGGACCTGAAACAGCGCAATGTAGAGTTGCAGAAGGCGAATGAAGAACTGGACAAATTCGTTTACAGTGCTTCCCATGACCTGAGGGCCCCACTAATGTCTGTGCTGGGAATTGTCAATCTGGCGCTGCTGGAAGATGATATCAAGTCGCAAAACGAATACCTGGAACTGATCCGGCAATCCGTGAAAAAGCTGGATACATTCATTATCAATATCATTGATTACTATAAGAACGCACGGGGTGTTCCCGTTGTGACCGACATCAGCTTCGAAGAACTCGTTACGGAAGTTCAGGCAACGATCCAGTATCTGCCCGAATACGGTAACCTGAAAATGACCACGGACATTGATCAGGCCGGGGTATTCCAGTCGGACGTGATGAAACTCAGGATAATTTTTAACAACCTGATCAACAATGCGATTAAATTCCAGGACAAATCAAAGCCGAATCAATTCGTACATTTGACGATAAAATCCACTCCTGCGCACGCTAAAATTATCGTTGAAGACAATGGTTATGGCATTAAAGACACAGATCAGGATAAAATATTCAAGATGTTTTACAGGGCTGGGGCTACAAACAGCGGCTCCGGCATAGGATTGTATATTGTACATGAAGCGATAGCCAAACTCGGAGGCGAAATCAGCGTATCCTCGAAAGTGGGTGAAGGTAGTATTTTCGAGGTCAACATCCCTTCTATTCATAAATAA
- a CDS encoding NUDIX hydrolase: MNNYPQASRILLAIDCIIFGFDGKDIKLLLVKRNFEPEKGKWSLMGGFLNADEDLADGAARILYNLTGLKNIYVEQLETYGKINRDPAERTVSVVFFALIQIDDHDSEAVRSHNASWITLENRPALIFDHENMVCKAIEHLKYKAALHPIGFELLPELFTIPQLQKLYEAIYNIPLDRRNFSRKLLSTGLLIDTGSKNSNSTTKKATLYKLDEVRYKEKFHSFWNFMPDSMKQS, encoded by the coding sequence ATGAATAATTATCCGCAGGCTTCGCGCATTCTGCTGGCAATAGACTGTATTATTTTCGGATTTGACGGAAAGGATATCAAGCTTTTGCTGGTCAAGAGGAATTTTGAGCCTGAGAAGGGGAAATGGTCGTTAATGGGCGGTTTCCTCAATGCGGATGAAGACCTTGCAGACGGCGCAGCGCGTATCTTGTATAACCTTACGGGATTGAAAAATATCTACGTGGAGCAGCTGGAAACGTACGGAAAGATCAACCGCGACCCAGCCGAAAGAACCGTTTCGGTTGTGTTTTTTGCGCTTATTCAAATCGACGACCACGACTCGGAAGCAGTCAGGAGCCATAACGCTTCCTGGATCACGCTGGAAAATCGCCCCGCATTGATTTTTGATCATGAAAATATGGTTTGCAAGGCCATTGAGCATTTGAAATACAAAGCCGCTTTGCATCCCATCGGTTTCGAGCTCTTACCCGAGCTTTTTACCATTCCCCAATTACAAAAACTCTACGAAGCGATTTATAACATTCCGCTCGACAGGCGCAATTTCAGCAGGAAGCTGTTGTCGACTGGCTTACTCATCGATACGGGTAGCAAAAACAGCAACAGCACCACGAAAAAGGCAACATTATATAAGTTGGATGAGGTAAGATACAAAGAGAAATTCCACTCTTTTTGGAATTTTATGCCCGACAGCATGAAGCAGTCATAG
- a CDS encoding response regulator, which translates to MKPLLHFFLIDDSAFDLFIYEKLLIKSGITDSVKTFNSARDALKHLVSQADTLPESIILLDLQMPDMNGFEFIDEFDHLPLMLQEKIRIFMLSSTIDTRDIDKAKASQHIIDLLPKPLEIATLKKKLGI; encoded by the coding sequence ATGAAGCCACTTCTACACTTTTTTCTTATAGATGATAGTGCTTTTGATCTGTTTATTTACGAAAAATTGCTAATTAAAAGTGGCATAACCGATTCTGTAAAGACCTTCAATTCTGCGCGTGATGCATTAAAACACCTTGTAAGTCAAGCTGATACCCTACCTGAAAGTATCATTCTCCTGGATCTGCAAATGCCCGACATGAACGGCTTTGAATTCATCGACGAATTCGATCATCTGCCTCTGATGCTGCAGGAAAAGATCCGCATCTTCATGCTGTCCTCAACCATTGACACCCGTGATATCGACAAAGCAAAGGCAAGCCAGCATATCATAGACCTCCTTCCCAAACCTTTGGAAATCGCAACTTTAAAGAAAAAGCTCGGGATCTGA
- a CDS encoding L-ribulose-5-phosphate 4-epimerase, which produces MSNYTYLKEQVYEANMEIPRENLAIVTFGNVSGIDRDAGVIAIKPSGVPYHRLRVEDIVVLDLENNVVEGTMRPSSDTKTHTLLYRHFPSIGGVCHTHSTYAVAWAQAIRAIPNLGTTHADHLTTAVPVTEIMSDEMIQRDYELETGNQILDLFSAGKLSYEETEMVLVACHGPFTWGKDPAKAVYNSVVLEEIAKMAYLTLNINPSAQTIKQGLIDKHYFRKHGKDAYYGQGC; this is translated from the coding sequence ATGTCGAATTACACCTATTTAAAGGAGCAGGTCTACGAAGCCAACATGGAAATTCCCAGGGAAAACCTGGCAATTGTAACTTTCGGTAATGTAAGCGGAATTGACCGGGATGCTGGCGTAATCGCTATCAAACCCAGCGGCGTGCCGTATCATCGGTTGCGTGTCGAAGACATCGTTGTGCTGGATCTCGAAAATAACGTTGTAGAAGGCACTATGCGGCCATCTTCCGACACAAAAACGCATACGCTGCTTTACAGGCATTTCCCCTCGATTGGCGGCGTTTGTCACACCCATTCTACATATGCAGTAGCGTGGGCACAAGCAATCCGCGCTATCCCGAATCTGGGCACCACGCATGCAGATCATTTGACCACTGCTGTGCCCGTTACCGAGATAATGTCCGATGAAATGATCCAAAGGGACTACGAGCTGGAAACAGGAAATCAAATTCTGGATTTATTTTCAGCAGGAAAGCTCAGTTATGAAGAAACAGAAATGGTGCTGGTTGCCTGTCATGGGCCCTTCACCTGGGGAAAGGATCCGGCTAAGGCGGTTTACAATTCGGTCGTTCTGGAAGAAATTGCCAAGATGGCCTATCTCACGCTCAACATCAATCCTTCCGCCCAGACCATTAAGCAGGGGCTTATCGATAAACATTATTTTCGCAAACACGGGAAAGATGCTTACTACGGGCAGGGGTGCTGA
- a CDS encoding Rv1355c family protein, which translates to MYPDSTNNTIYKPVFIFNEQSGDKQKFNLVISDYQNKIVLDLFPSQMKELIKIQSPRIRLTSAEIDDKYNQWVADKDPDLLGSWIYYPWSNRLLHILNETDFVTLRTSRNHYKITPQEQAALSKRKIGIIGLSVGHAVAVSVATERICGTLKLADFDTIELSNLNRIKTGLHNLGINKCIVTAREIAEIDPYLEIQCYPEGITDGNITAFLSEHGKLDILVDECDDLEVKISARQMAKSLQIPVVMETSDRGMLDVERFDRETDRPILHGMLAGIPSEKLKNIAPADRFPLVMRIIDAMNTSTRGRASLLEIGQTISTWPQLASAVTLGGGVVTDVCRRILLDQFTDSGRYYVDLENIIGNKSDVTSEIVYSNPNAPFDLNEAAKIIDTLPEINAHVIPDDDEIAAIVNAGTRAHSNGNDQPWKWVYRNGNLHLFQDAFRSHSFSNVNNIAAHLALGSAFENATLRANQLGYLAHVQLFPAPTFPNLVASIQFEKRSQTENEFAGLADFIASRATNRGPGLPYKLNEPEINALRSAAESISGVQVQFITEKNDLDNLGKIVAACDLVFMLNEEGHRDFFERNTRWPGDENANMKDGIPIQTLISAPVQIAALSIVKEKKIAATLRAMGGGNALTEATRTSVASASCVAVITLPASADQHFQAGMAAQKLWLNVEKLGLAGEPLLSPLFLFERLDSGAGLSEGEKDKLHGLRYEFQNIIYLKNNARAVFLLKIIKPEMSAIQSQRLPLNETLFIVNDAI; encoded by the coding sequence ATGTATCCAGATTCAACAAACAATACGATATATAAGCCGGTTTTTATCTTTAATGAGCAAAGTGGTGACAAGCAAAAGTTTAACTTAGTTATCTCCGACTACCAGAACAAGATCGTATTGGACCTGTTCCCTTCACAAATGAAGGAACTGATCAAGATTCAGAGTCCGCGGATACGTTTGACGAGTGCTGAGATTGACGACAAGTACAACCAATGGGTGGCTGACAAAGATCCAGATCTGCTGGGTTCCTGGATTTACTACCCCTGGTCCAACCGGCTACTACACATTCTGAACGAGACGGATTTCGTTACGTTGCGGACCAGCAGAAATCATTACAAAATCACTCCACAGGAACAAGCGGCATTGTCTAAACGCAAGATTGGCATAATCGGGCTATCGGTGGGACATGCGGTTGCGGTGAGCGTTGCGACAGAGCGCATTTGCGGAACACTAAAACTCGCCGATTTTGATACCATTGAACTCAGCAATCTGAACAGGATAAAAACCGGCCTGCATAATCTGGGGATTAACAAATGCATTGTCACAGCCCGGGAAATCGCTGAAATTGATCCTTACCTGGAAATACAATGTTATCCGGAAGGGATTACGGACGGCAACATCACCGCTTTCCTGAGCGAACACGGAAAGCTCGACATTCTGGTGGACGAATGTGACGACCTGGAAGTGAAGATCAGCGCGCGCCAGATGGCCAAAAGCCTCCAAATTCCGGTTGTTATGGAAACGAGCGACCGTGGTATGCTCGATGTAGAGAGATTTGACAGGGAAACAGACAGGCCCATCCTGCACGGAATGCTGGCTGGTATTCCTTCCGAAAAATTAAAAAATATTGCACCTGCCGACCGCTTTCCACTGGTTATGCGCATTATAGACGCGATGAACACTTCTACGCGTGGCCGTGCTTCGCTCCTGGAAATCGGGCAGACGATCAGCACTTGGCCTCAGCTTGCGAGTGCGGTAACCTTGGGCGGAGGCGTTGTAACCGATGTTTGCAGACGTATTTTGCTTGATCAGTTTACTGATTCCGGAAGATATTATGTGGATCTCGAAAACATAATCGGGAACAAATCGGACGTAACTTCGGAAATCGTTTATAGTAATCCGAACGCACCTTTTGATCTGAATGAAGCTGCAAAAATCATTGACACTTTACCGGAAATAAACGCACACGTAATTCCTGATGACGATGAGATCGCAGCGATAGTTAACGCCGGAACGCGTGCGCACTCGAATGGAAATGATCAGCCCTGGAAATGGGTCTACCGCAATGGAAATCTGCATTTGTTTCAGGATGCATTCCGTTCGCATTCCTTCTCTAACGTTAATAATATTGCTGCGCATCTGGCGCTGGGCTCGGCCTTTGAAAACGCCACATTAAGAGCCAATCAGCTTGGTTATCTAGCCCATGTTCAATTATTCCCTGCCCCGACCTTCCCTAATCTGGTTGCCAGCATACAGTTTGAAAAGCGAAGCCAGACCGAAAATGAATTTGCCGGGCTGGCAGATTTCATAGCGTCGAGGGCTACAAATCGTGGCCCAGGTTTGCCATATAAACTTAATGAGCCGGAAATAAATGCATTGCGGAGCGCTGCGGAAAGCATATCCGGCGTGCAAGTTCAATTTATCACAGAAAAAAACGATCTTGACAACCTTGGCAAGATTGTAGCAGCCTGTGACCTGGTGTTCATGCTGAATGAAGAAGGTCACCGCGACTTTTTTGAGCGCAACACCAGGTGGCCGGGAGATGAAAATGCAAACATGAAGGATGGGATTCCAATCCAGACATTGATCTCGGCGCCCGTTCAAATAGCTGCTCTATCCATTGTTAAGGAGAAAAAAATAGCCGCAACGTTAAGGGCTATGGGCGGCGGAAACGCATTGACAGAAGCCACCCGGACCAGTGTCGCCAGCGCATCTTGCGTGGCCGTTATTACATTACCTGCGTCAGCGGATCAACATTTCCAGGCTGGCATGGCTGCACAAAAGCTTTGGTTAAATGTGGAAAAACTGGGTCTGGCTGGTGAACCATTATTGTCACCACTTTTTCTTTTTGAAAGACTCGATTCCGGGGCTGGATTAAGCGAAGGAGAAAAAGACAAATTGCACGGTTTACGATATGAGTTTCAAAATATCATATATTTAAAAAATAACGCAAGAGCGGTTTTTCTTCTAAAAATCATAAAACCCGAAATGTCCGCCATTCAATCTCAGCGCCTTCCATTGAATGAAACCTTGTTTATTGTAAACGACGCAATTTGA
- a CDS encoding ribulokinase produces MKESYVIGIDFGTDSVRALVVNAHTGDQAGTAVREYSRWKQGKYCDAASSQFRQHPLDYLEALEGAVLEALEKSPEGARQNVRGISVDTTGSTPVAVDRNGTPLSLLPEFAENPNGMFILWKDHTANAEAEEINTLAHSLETDYTKYVGGIYSSEWFWAKILRTLRVDGQVREKAFSWVEHCDWISAELTGNTDPLTLKRSRCAAGHKALWHNDFDGLPPNDFLAKLDPLLDGIRDRLFTKTETSDEVMGTLSQKWAEKLGIPVDTIIGVGAFDAHMGAVGALIEPYSLCKVIGTSTCDMLIAPNEEAGHLLIKGICGQVDGSIIPGMLGMEAGQSAFGDIYAWFAKIIVEPVRVLLGEDAAQELSKNLIPHLAEQAAKLPVSENDIIAIDWLNGRRTPDAKHTLKGAILGLNLASDHVRIFKALVEATAYGSKSIVERFRKEGVPIHEVIAIGGVAKKSAFVMQTLADVLNMPIKVAASEQACALGAAMFAAVASGIYKTLPEAQEAMSSGFDAVYTPRPAQAAVYQSLYQKYTQSGAFLENDFLRKVQFTPESTLSTSLQ; encoded by the coding sequence ATGAAAGAGAGTTACGTTATCGGAATTGATTTTGGCACCGACTCGGTAAGGGCGCTGGTTGTGAACGCGCATACGGGCGATCAAGCGGGAACTGCGGTTCGTGAATATAGCCGATGGAAGCAAGGAAAATATTGCGATGCAGCTTCGTCGCAGTTCAGACAACATCCCCTGGATTACCTGGAAGCACTGGAAGGTGCGGTGCTGGAAGCATTAGAAAAATCGCCAGAAGGTGCACGGCAAAATGTGCGGGGGATTTCGGTTGATACGACGGGTTCTACGCCCGTGGCTGTGGACCGGAATGGGACGCCTTTATCACTTTTGCCTGAATTCGCTGAAAATCCGAATGGGATGTTTATCCTTTGGAAAGATCACACGGCCAATGCAGAAGCGGAGGAAATAAATACATTAGCACACAGTCTGGAAACAGATTATACCAAATACGTGGGCGGAATTTATTCGTCGGAATGGTTTTGGGCCAAAATCCTGAGGACCCTGAGAGTCGACGGACAAGTCAGGGAAAAGGCATTTTCCTGGGTAGAACATTGCGACTGGATTTCTGCCGAACTAACCGGCAACACAGATCCCCTAACATTAAAAAGATCCAGATGTGCCGCGGGACATAAAGCATTATGGCACAACGATTTCGATGGCTTACCGCCTAATGATTTCCTGGCTAAACTGGACCCGCTTCTGGACGGAATCAGGGACAGGCTCTTCACGAAGACAGAGACTTCAGACGAAGTTATGGGAACGTTATCCCAGAAATGGGCCGAAAAACTGGGCATTCCGGTGGATACGATCATTGGCGTGGGCGCTTTCGACGCGCATATGGGTGCAGTAGGAGCATTAATTGAGCCTTATTCGCTTTGCAAAGTGATCGGGACTTCAACCTGTGATATGCTCATTGCACCCAATGAGGAAGCAGGACATTTGCTGATCAAAGGCATTTGCGGACAAGTGGATGGCTCTATTATTCCCGGCATGCTGGGTATGGAGGCGGGACAATCGGCATTTGGAGATATTTATGCCTGGTTTGCGAAGATCATTGTGGAACCTGTCCGGGTACTGTTGGGCGAAGATGCCGCACAGGAGTTGTCAAAAAACCTCATCCCGCATCTGGCCGAACAAGCGGCCAAATTACCTGTCTCGGAAAACGACATCATCGCCATCGACTGGCTGAACGGTCGCAGGACGCCTGATGCAAAACATACTTTGAAAGGGGCAATACTGGGCCTGAATCTGGCAAGCGATCATGTCCGTATTTTCAAAGCATTGGTTGAAGCAACGGCTTATGGGTCGAAGAGCATTGTAGAGCGGTTTCGGAAGGAAGGTGTTCCTATCCATGAGGTGATCGCGATTGGCGGGGTTGCCAAAAAATCGGCATTCGTGATGCAAACGTTGGCCGACGTTCTCAATATGCCCATAAAGGTGGCTGCCTCGGAGCAGGCTTGTGCACTGGGAGCGGCAATGTTCGCGGCTGTTGCCTCAGGAATCTATAAAACATTACCGGAAGCACAGGAAGCGATGAGCTCGGGTTTTGATGCTGTATACACGCCCAGACCTGCGCAAGCAGCTGTTTATCAATCATTATATCAAAAATATACACAATCCGGGGCATTTTTAGAAAATGACTTTTTGCGAAAAGTTCAGTTTACCCCGGAAAGTACATTGTCAACTTCTTTACAATAG
- the araA gene encoding L-arabinose isomerase has protein sequence MVDLKQFEIWFITGSQDLYGEETLRQVAEHARIISKHFDEAAQIPVRTVFKPVVKSSEEIFNIMQDANVAKNCIGIVAWMHTFSPAKMWIRGLQIMQKPLLHLHTQFNRDIPWANIDMDFMNLNQSAHGDREFGFMMTRMRLNRKVVVGHWQQAQVIEDLAQWTRVAAARHDMKGAKFVRFGDNMRQVAVTDGDKVAAEMTFGFSVNTYAVGDLVAVINQVSDEEVGLLIDEYEALYDLAGGIRKGEGRHGALWDAARIELGLKYFLEDGNFKGYTNTFEDLHGMKQLPGIGSQRMMAAGYGYAGEGDWKTSAMVRASKVMGSGLRGGNSFMEDYTYHFDPANNLVLGSHMLEICPSIASGRPSCEIHPLGIGGKEDPVRLVFNADAGPAINVSLVDMGNRFRILVNEVEAVEVTETLPKLPVARVLWKPAPDMATGCAAWIYAGGAHHTVYSQNLTTDHIEMFADMTGVELVVIDKNTSLRQLKNELRWSEASYK, from the coding sequence ATGGTTGATTTAAAACAATTTGAAATTTGGTTCATTACGGGAAGTCAGGACTTGTATGGAGAAGAAACGCTTCGACAGGTCGCAGAACATGCCCGGATCATCAGCAAGCATTTCGATGAGGCCGCCCAAATTCCGGTCAGGACGGTTTTTAAGCCTGTTGTAAAGTCTTCGGAAGAGATTTTCAATATTATGCAGGATGCCAATGTCGCCAAAAACTGCATTGGCATTGTGGCCTGGATGCATACATTTTCGCCTGCAAAAATGTGGATCCGTGGTTTGCAGATCATGCAAAAGCCGCTGCTGCATTTGCACACACAGTTCAACCGGGACATTCCTTGGGCGAACATTGATATGGATTTTATGAACCTCAACCAGTCGGCGCATGGCGACAGGGAATTTGGTTTTATGATGACGCGTATGCGCCTGAACCGAAAAGTGGTTGTAGGACATTGGCAACAAGCGCAGGTCATTGAAGATCTTGCGCAATGGACGCGCGTAGCTGCTGCCAGGCATGATATGAAAGGGGCCAAATTTGTTCGTTTCGGCGATAATATGCGGCAAGTGGCTGTCACGGATGGCGATAAAGTTGCAGCAGAAATGACTTTCGGCTTTTCGGTAAACACTTATGCAGTTGGCGACCTGGTGGCGGTGATTAATCAGGTTTCGGATGAGGAAGTCGGGCTTTTGATTGACGAGTATGAGGCGTTGTATGATCTGGCGGGTGGCATCAGGAAAGGCGAGGGGAGACATGGCGCACTTTGGGATGCGGCAAGAATTGAATTGGGGCTAAAATATTTCCTGGAAGACGGAAATTTCAAGGGTTATACCAACACATTTGAGGACCTGCACGGAATGAAGCAGCTTCCCGGCATCGGATCGCAGCGCATGATGGCGGCAGGTTACGGTTATGCAGGCGAAGGCGACTGGAAAACGTCCGCGATGGTCAGGGCTTCGAAAGTGATGGGAAGCGGCCTGAGAGGCGGGAATTCGTTCATGGAAGATTATACCTATCATTTTGATCCGGCTAACAATTTGGTTCTTGGGTCGCATATGCTGGAAATTTGTCCGAGCATTGCTTCGGGAAGGCCCTCTTGTGAAATACATCCATTGGGTATTGGTGGTAAAGAAGATCCGGTCCGACTGGTTTTCAATGCAGATGCCGGTCCCGCGATCAATGTTTCGCTGGTTGATATGGGAAACCGCTTTCGGATTTTGGTTAATGAAGTTGAAGCCGTGGAAGTAACCGAAACGCTTCCGAAACTGCCCGTTGCCCGGGTGTTATGGAAACCAGCTCCTGACATGGCCACGGGGTGTGCAGCCTGGATCTACGCCGGCGGCGCGCACCATACGGTTTACAGCCAGAATTTGACGACCGATCATATTGAAATGTTTGCCGACATGACCGGTGTTGAGCTGGTTGTGATTGATAAAAACACTTCGCTGAGGCAACTGAAAAATGAATTGAGATGGAGCGAAGCTTCTTACAAATGA
- a CDS encoding sensor histidine kinase: MSLLKHIFTILFLLSAQLVYGIPVNFYQGSQMIGKHVEIFEDATNTRSFEQVVQEKNFVQSTDDTPNMGLSQSTFWIRFSIANKSASSLLYLELAHPLIHTCELFEITGNKISTEKYLENADFGDRNIKHQNLVFNLDIRPGQQKNYYLKVKGFNQVILPLIIRDQENFFEAAQIGETINGIFSGIIIVMVLYNIFIYFSTRDKSYLFYVLYVLSVGLAQTALTGYGFKYLWPYAPQFNSIATIYFSGFAGIFAMLFVKNFLQLKEKWPPGVIILNVIIVLYSSTGLLNLLGFELLSFRAVDVSGGIGAIGLFIIGFKLSKEDYRPAKLFLIAWTIFLFGLFLLVLRNINILPYNFLTTYTMQFGSIAEVVLLSIALADKINIFKKEREESQAEALKVSLENEKIIMEQNTFLEKSVNERTAELQYANTELNVTLTKLKDTQTQLLDSEKMASLGQLTAGIAHEINNPINFVSSNIRPLRRDIDDVLEILDSYDGIQDVDSIDGLQVKIREIEKLKEDLDLDYIKTELGTLLKGMEDGASRTVEIVKGLKIFSRVDESDLNVVNINDGIESTLIILNYQMGNSITLVKELGNIPSIECFAGKLNQVFMNILNNSIYALLKQKNDNKTPTIWVRSWLKDPENIAISIRDNGPGMPPEVRAKIFEPFFTTKQVGDGTGLGLSIVFKIIAVHSGNIQVNTEVGQGTEFLITLPVKQKARPIQEFNE; this comes from the coding sequence ATGAGTCTGTTGAAACACATATTTACAATTCTATTTCTACTCTCTGCGCAGCTTGTTTATGGAATTCCTGTGAACTTTTACCAAGGTTCACAGATGATTGGCAAGCATGTTGAAATTTTTGAAGACGCTACAAACACACGCAGTTTTGAACAGGTAGTACAGGAGAAAAACTTCGTGCAAAGTACGGATGACACGCCTAATATGGGTCTCAGCCAATCCACATTCTGGATCCGTTTTTCAATTGCCAACAAGTCCGCAAGCTCGTTACTCTACCTGGAACTGGCCCACCCGCTGATCCACACCTGCGAGCTTTTTGAGATTACCGGCAATAAAATCAGCACTGAAAAATACCTTGAAAATGCCGACTTCGGCGATCGGAATATCAAACACCAGAACCTCGTTTTTAATCTGGATATAAGGCCCGGGCAGCAGAAAAATTATTATCTGAAAGTGAAGGGGTTCAATCAGGTAATTCTTCCGCTCATTATCCGCGACCAGGAAAACTTCTTTGAAGCTGCGCAAATCGGCGAAACAATCAATGGGATCTTTTCAGGGATCATCATTGTCATGGTACTTTACAATATCTTTATTTACTTTTCCACACGCGATAAAAGTTACCTCTTTTATGTGCTTTATGTCCTTTCTGTTGGGCTCGCACAGACCGCATTAACCGGTTATGGGTTTAAATATTTATGGCCTTACGCGCCACAGTTTAATTCTATTGCCACAATCTACTTTTCAGGTTTTGCTGGCATTTTCGCAATGCTATTTGTCAAAAACTTTCTCCAGTTAAAAGAAAAATGGCCACCCGGTGTCATTATTCTTAATGTAATTATCGTACTTTATTCGTCTACCGGGCTTTTGAATCTGCTCGGTTTTGAACTTTTAAGCTTCCGGGCAGTCGACGTTTCAGGAGGAATCGGGGCTATTGGTCTTTTCATTATAGGTTTCAAGCTTTCAAAAGAAGATTACCGGCCGGCCAAGCTGTTTTTAATCGCCTGGACCATCTTTTTGTTCGGTCTTTTTCTGCTGGTGCTTCGGAATATCAACATTTTGCCGTATAATTTCTTAACAACTTATACCATGCAATTCGGCTCAATTGCAGAAGTAGTATTACTTTCTATTGCACTAGCCGATAAGATTAATATATTTAAAAAGGAAAGAGAGGAATCGCAGGCCGAGGCGCTGAAAGTGTCATTGGAAAATGAAAAAATCATTATGGAGCAAAACACTTTTCTGGAAAAAAGCGTCAACGAGCGAACTGCTGAGTTGCAATACGCTAATACAGAACTGAATGTAACGCTCACCAAGTTGAAAGACACCCAGACGCAGCTCCTGGATTCCGAGAAAATGGCTTCTCTTGGTCAGCTTACTGCCGGTATAGCCCACGAGATCAACAACCCGATCAACTTTGTAAGCTCCAACATCAGGCCGCTCCGCCGTGATATTGACGACGTGCTGGAAATACTCGATTCCTACGACGGCATCCAGGATGTCGATTCGATTGACGGATTGCAGGTGAAAATCAGGGAAATTGAAAAACTGAAAGAAGACTTGGACCTTGATTATATTAAAACCGAGCTGGGAACGCTGTTAAAAGGCATGGAAGATGGCGCGAGCAGGACGGTCGAGATTGTAAAAGGCTTAAAAATATTTTCCCGTGTAGACGAATCCGATCTGAATGTCGTAAACATTAACGATGGCATTGAGTCAACCCTGATCATTTTGAATTATCAAATGGGTAATTCGATAACCCTGGTAAAGGAACTGGGGAATATTCCAAGCATTGAATGTTTTGCAGGCAAGCTTAACCAGGTCTTTATGAACATTCTCAACAATTCCATTTACGCGTTGCTAAAACAAAAGAACGACAATAAGACGCCAACGATCTGGGTCAGGTCCTGGCTGAAAGACCCAGAAAATATCGCCATTTCCATTCGGGACAATGGCCCGGGAATGCCGCCGGAGGTTCGTGCCAAGATCTTTGAGCCATTCTTCACTACCAAGCAGGTCGGTGATGGAACGGGCCTTGGATTGTCTATTGTATTTAAAATTATTGCAGTTCACAGCGGAAATATTCAGGTAAATACGGAGGTCGGTCAGGGAACCGAATTCCTGATCACCCTTCCAGTAAAACAAAAAGCACGCCCTATCCAGGAATTCAATGAGTGA